The DNA region GGTAGCCGCAGGGGTGAAACGCTTCGTCCTGCTCTCGGCCGCCAGCGTCTCCACCGGCACCAGACACCTGAACATCGTTAACGAAACCTCCGACACCGGCCGGGCGAACATCGCTTACAGCCGAGTAAAGCTGCGCACCGAGCAGGAACTTCTCGCGCTCCCCCACGCAGAGACCACGCTGGTGATCCTCCGACCGCCCTTCCTCTGGGGCCACGGCACGGCCGGCAACCTGCAAGGATTCGTCGACTCTGTCGAGGCCGGCCGGTTCGCCTGGATCGACGGCGGGCAGCACACGGTCGACTTCTGCCATTTCGACAACCTTGCCCACGCCGTCGCCTTGGCCATGACACGGGGAAACCACGGCCTCGTCTGCTATGTCACCGACGGCAACCCCCGGCCGGCCCGCACCTTCTTCACCCCGCTGCTTGCCACCCGGGGCCACGACGTGAGCAGCAGCCGCAGCTACCCCCGGGCGATCGCCTCGGCCATCGCCACGATCATGGAGACCGTCGCCAAGGCCCGCCGCAGTGCCACGCCGCCACCGCTCACCCAATGGATCGTCACCTTCATGGGCCGCGACCGCGTCTACGACATCACGCGCGCCCGGACCCACCTGGAGTACCAGCCGACGATCACCGTCGACGAAGGTCTTCGCCGGATGGCGGCCCTTGAACGATAGCGGGATCGTGATGCCCGCGGAGCTGGGCGGCCGACCGGCGCTGCCTGATATTCAGGCAACGCGTGGGACTGATCGGGCATCAGGGGGTCGCGGTGTCGGACCGGTGCGATGAACACCTGCCACCGGCCCCGCCACGACCACCACCCGCCCGGACACGCCCTCTCCCGCACCACCGGGACCCGCACCACCTAGACGGTCAGGCTCACGTCGCCGCACCACCAGGGACGACCAGCCCACCACCCGCCTCCCGACGGTGCTCCCCTCCCCTGCCCCACCGACCCCGTCCTCGGACACCACGCCACGGCAGGCATGCCCAAAGGCATCCCCGGTGCGGGGCCGGCCCCGGGATCTCGGACGCGTCCGCAGCAACGCACGGCCACGCGAACCGGGCACGGACGGGCCCGTGTGGGTTCAGGGCAGTGGGCCGGCGGCCTCCCGCAGGAGATCGAACATGAGCCGGGCGGGTGGCTTCAACACCCCCTTGTTCGAGTAGTCCACCTCGCGGAACAGCAGTTGTCGTTGGCCGGTGCTGATCTCCCGGTCGAGCATCCGCCGCAGCGACCGCTCGACCCGAGCCGTGAGATCGTCTGCCGGCCGGTCGACCAGCAGCGCAAGCGCACGATGCAGAGCGGCATCGGCGTCTTCAAGGTATAGGTAGTCTGAACCGGCCGGTAGGCGCTGCCTGGTCAGGTCGATGCCGTAGCGGAAGTCCACACCGACCAGGTCGACCCCGGAGAAGTCGTTGCCGTGGAACTTGTTGGACTCTCGCAGGGCAAGCGCGCGATATCCCGGCGGCTCCGCCCGTCCCTGCTTGGCAAGGAACGCCAAGTTGCTCGTAAACCGCTCGGCGGAGCCGGGCGGTGGGGCGCCCCAGAAGGTCGTCGACTGAATCCGCCCTGTAAACACGCATTCAACAAGCTCCAGGTAATCCGCCGTCAAATCGCGGATCTCCGCGTTCCGGAAGGTGCAGCCGATAAACCGCGAATATCCGGCCGTGCCGGTGAGCACCGCGCCGTCGAAGGAGCACTCGACGTACTGCGACAGCTCCATGCCGGAGCCCAGCGCCACATACTGAAACCAGAGCCCGTCGAAGCGGCACCGCACGAAGCGGGCACCAACACCGACCAATCCAGTTAATCCATCGGCGGAATAGTCGACTCCGATGACCTCCTCGTGCTCAATGATCAACCGGTTGCCCTGCTCACCTGCCACGATTCATCCATGCCACTTCATCGGTACGTCGCCGGGGCACGGCGCGGCCGGTCTCGCGTAGGCGCTCGTCGGTCAAGACTCCACCTCGGTTTCGTCCGTGTCAGGGCCGTCGGGGCGTCGCGGTGTGGGTCGCAGGCGTATTCGGGTTATGGCCTGGCCTGTCACCTCGACCACCTCGGCGGTCAGGCCCGGCAGCTCGACCACTTCGCCGGGCGCCTTGGGAATGTGACCGAGGTGTGCCAGGACAAGTCCCGCCACCGTCGTGTAGTCGCCGGACTCGAGGGTGTCCTCATCCAGGTCGACACCCACGTCCGGTAGGTCGTGCAGCGGGAAACCACCCGTCAACAGCAGCGCCCCGTCCACCTCCCGTACGACCGCCTGCACATCCCGGTCGGTTTCGTCGTAGATCTCCCCGACGATCTCCTCGACCAGGTCCTCCATCGTCACGATGCCGTCGATGGCACCACGCTCGTCCACCACGAGGGCGAACTGCTGCCGCTGCGACCGCATCTCCCGAATCGCCTCGGTGACCCGCAACGTCTCCGGCAGATACAGCGGCGCGCTGACGTGCTCGGCGACCGAGCCCTCCTGGTCGAGCAGGTCACGCATGTGCACCACGCCGAGGGTCTCGTCCAGGCCGGCGCGGCCCACGACCGGCGCGCGGGTCTGCCCCGACCGGCCCAACTCCCGCAACGCCTGCCGCGCGGTCAGTGACTCGGACAGGGTGACGACCTCGCGGCGCGGGACGAGGATCTCCCGCAGGATCCGCTCGGCCACCTCGAACGCCCCAGAGATGATCATGCGGTGTTCCGGGGTGAGGTTACGCTGCGAGGCCACGATGTCCCGCAGTTCCTCGGTGGTGACCTCCTGACGGCGGGCCCGTGGGTCCCCGCCGGTCAACCGCACCACCGCATCGCTGGCCTTGCTCAACAGCCACACCGCCGGACGGGAGAACGCCGACAACGCGTCCAACGGACGGGCGACAAACAGAGCCCACCCCTCCGCCCGCTGCATCGCGATCCGCTTAGGCGCCAGCTCACCCAGCACCAGGGTGACGAAGGTCAGCACGATGGTGACCAGCACGATCGCTACCGGCTCCGCCGCCGATCCCAGGAACCCCAGCGGCCCCACCAGCGGCGCCGCCAGTGACACCGCCGCAGCCGCCGAGGCCAGAAACCCGGCCAGGGTGATGCCGATCTGAATGGTGGCCAGAAATCGGTTGGGATCCCGCGCCAGCCTCGCCAACACCCGCCCCGCCCGGGAGGTGCGCTCCAGACGCTGCAGCTGGCTCTCCCGCAGCGACACCAACGCCATCTCGCTACCCGCGAACACCGCGTTCACCAAGACCAACACCAACACCAACACGACCCGTACGCCATAGCCATCCACGGCCCGTTCGACGCCTCCTTGACCGACACCGTCCGGAGCCTCGACCGCGGCGGCGGGTCGATACACGGTGCCGACTCCCCCATGTTGCGGGTTCAGCGGGCAGGCTTGCGCCCGTTCTCCCTACGCCACTGCCTCCGGATTGCTATGTCACGGAGAGGACACCTGGCAAACCGTCCTAGGACAATAGGTCATGACGTGGGGCGACTTCCCTCGGCAGGGAGAGCAATATGCTTCGCCGGCTCGATAAGGCTGCCCAGCTCGCGCAGCAGCTCCACGCCTAGAGGGGGCAGCCGAAAGCCGCTTCGGCCCCGCGTGGACATCGGCCGGACGGCCGCATCGCCGGCGCTACCCTAAGCTGCCGTCCAGGCAAGAATTCCCCCTGGCGGAGGCGCTCACCGCTCTCCGCTGCCGAATGCGCCGGCCTTGATGCCTTCAATAAATCCGATCCACTGACCGGCGCTGAACATGAGCACCGATCCCTGCTGGTCTTTGCTGTCGCGGACCTGCGCAGCGTGGTCTGCGTACCGGGCCTCAACGCATGCGCCGTTGCCGCCGCTGCGACTGCTGGTTCGCCACTGGTTGTCGAGCGCCTTCATGGCGTCCCCTCGTCCCGAATCCCCTTGATCATCGCGGTCGAGGCCGTAGGCGACAGGGCTGCTGCTCGAAGACTGCCGAACACCCGCGCACACCTGTCAACGTCCTCACCTTCAGCGTAGAGGTCGCCGGTCAAGCCCTCGATGTACACCACCGCTGGCCCCTCGTCGAAACTGAGGATGTGGAGGCTCGACACCATTGAGGCGTAAGCCCCCTCTCGGAAGGGGTCGACCTGGATGCTCACATTCCATCGCTTCTGCGCGTCGAGCAGCGCCGAGAGTTGATCTCGCATCACGTCGGGTCCACCGATCTGCCGACGCAGCACCGCCTCATCGATCACCGCAACCAGACGCAGCTTCTCCTCGGTGAGCAGCTTCTGCCTTTCCAAGCTCGACCACCCCGACCTTGCCTGGCTCGCCGCCGACCGGGCCGTCGCCGCCGACGACGATCCCACCCGTACCGCCGCCGCGACCATCGCGGTCGCCCAGGCGCTGCGTGCTCTCGGCCATCACCATCTGGCGCTCACCGCCGCCCTGGCAGCGGCGGACCCCGCAGACGACGACACCGTACGCGGCACTCTCCACCTCCAGGCCGGACTGGCCGCCGCCGAACACGGCGACCGTCGCAACGCCCACGATCTGCTCGACCATGCCGCCGCCCTCGCCGATCGTCACACCGGCGACACCGACCCGCACCACACCGGCTTCGGGGCGGCTGCCGTCCAGACGGCCAGATCCCTGGCCGCCCACCGCCTCGGCGACACCGCCGAGGCGATCCTGCGCCACGAACACGTCATCCGCAGCGACGGCTGGCGACGCCTGCCGCCCGAGCACCGGGCCGCCCACCTGGTCGACGCCACCCGCGCCTACCTCGATACCGGCCGACCCAGTCGGGCCGGGCGTGCGCTGCTCGACGCCGACCGCACCGCGCCCGCCGAGGTCCGCAGCCGCCCGGTCGGTCGTACCCTGCTCACCGAGATCATTCGGGGCGGACCGGCGGCAGCGGACGTGGCCCGACTGGCCACGGTCGTCGGCCTGACCCGCTGATCCGACGCGTCAAGCCTCGGGGTGTCCGGTCAGCGAGGGTGTCGGGAGCGGGCCACGGCCAGCCCACCGAGGGCCAGGCTGGTCAGCCCCACCACCAGGGCTACGACGCCCCCGACAATTCCGTAGCCGGTGCCGGGCCCGCCCTCGGCGGCGGCCACCACGTATCCACCGAGGATCACGCCGATCAGCCCTGCCGCCAGGGCGATGGTGGCCCCGGTACGGCCGGTGCCGGTGCCGATGGGACTGCGGGGGCGGGCCAGGGTCAGCCCACCGACGACGACACCGGCCAGCGCCGCCAGTGCTCCCACGAGGCCCACGAGCCGCCCGGTGGTCAGGCCGTACGCATCGAGTGCGGCCCCTGGTCCGTCGGCGGCTGCCGGTCCGCCGAGCCCGGTCCCGCCCAGCAGTACGACAAGGGCGATGCCTCCGACCAGGACGGCAGCACCGACCGTCAGCACCCGTCGGATTCCTGAAGACTTCATTTCTTCTCCCCTCTTCGCCGACCCTGATGGCGATGATCGTCGCGTCGGTGCCCCGGTGATCGCCTCCGGCGGCGGACGGCAGCGTCTACACAGTCGGGCGTAGCCGAGCCCGGTGTCGCCACGCCTGTCGTCGTAGGCGGTCGCGCACCTGGACGGAGCGTTGTCGATGCCTCGGAGCGGTAGGTTCACGGAATGGAACACCGAGCCGGGTCGTGGCCCCTGCGCGTGGTGACGTACGACGTGGTGCTCGCGCTCTTCGTCACCGTGATGCAGGTGCAGGGCACGGTCGCCAAGGTCGCCGTCGAGGGCGCCCTGCGGCCGCTCACCGACGTCGGGAACCTCGGGTACGCGCTGCTGGTGGTCAGTGGCCTGGTCCTGGTCGTCCGCCGCCGGTGGCCGGTCGCGGTGTTCGTGACCGCCGCGCTCGCCAGCTTGGTGTACTACGGTCTCGACTTCCCGGACGCGCCCGGTTGGCTGGGGTTGTTCGTCGCCCTGTACACCCTCGCCGCCTACGGTGACGGGCGTCGGTCACTGGTGATCGCTGGTGTGGGTATCACGGTGCTCGCCGTGGGGTGGTTGGTCGCGGCGGCGGACATCGAGCCGCGGGCGGCCATCGGTTGGGTGTTCTTCCGCATCGGCGCGTCGGTGATGAGCGCGGCCCTCGGCGAATCCGTCCGGTCTCGACGGGTCATCGCCGCCGACGCCCAGCGGCGTGCGGAACTGGCCGAACGCAGCCGTGAGGAGGCAGCGCGGGCGCGGGTCGACGCCGAACGGCTCCGGATCGCCCGGGAGGTGCACGACACCGTCGCGCACGCCATCGCCATCATCAACGTCCAGTCCGGGGTCACCGCGCACGTGTTGGACAAGAGACCGGAGCAGGCCCGGGAGGCGTTGCGGGCCATCGAGCTGACCAGTGCCCGGGCACTGCGGGAGATGCGGACCATTCTCGGTGTACTGCGTGATGACCACGACGGTCGCGTGCCGCAGGCCGGTCTGGAGCAGGTCGACGAGCTTGCGGCCAAGGCGCGTGCGGCCGGACTCGACGTCACGCTCGAGGCGGCCTCGCCCGCCTCGTCGTTGCCGACCGCGGTGGGCAGCGCCGCCTACCGCATCATTCAGGAGGCGCTCACCAATGTGGTCCGTCACGTCGGCCCGACCCGGGTGACGGTCGTGTTGAACCCCGGGGTCGACGTCTTGGAGATCCGAGTCACCGACGAGGGCCGCCGCACCCCATCCCCCGCCGGCAACGGTATGGACACGTCGGCCGAGCCCGGTCGGGGAATCGTGGGCATGCGTGAGCGTTGTCAGCTGCTCGGCGGGGAGCTCGACGCCGAGCCGACGCCGCGCGGAGGTTTCGAGGTCCGGGCCCGGCTGCCCCTGGCACCGGAGGGGTCACGCCGGTGAACACGGCAGCCGGGCAGGCGCAGATCAGGGTGCTGCTCGCCGACGACGAGAAGCTGGTGCGAGCCGGGTTCAAGCTGTTGCTCGACCTGGAGGACGACATCACCGTGGTCGGTGAAGCAACAAACGGTGCCGAAGCGTTGGAGGGTGCTCGCAGCGCCCGACCGGACGTCCTCGTGATGGACATCCGGATGCCGAAGCTGGACGGCATCCAGGCCACGGCCCAGATCACCCGGATGCGCGGGCTGGAGCGGGTGCGGATCCTCATTCTCACCACCTACGACACCGACGCCAACGTCTTCGACGCGCTGCAGGCCGGGGCCAGCGGCTTTCTGCTCAAGGACGCCGGACCGGCCGAGCTCCTGCATGCCATCCGGGTCATCGCCGCAGGGGAGGCGCTGCTCGCGCCACGGATCACCCGACGCCTCATCGGCCAGTTCACGGCACGACGAACGGCGGCCGACTCGGGTCGGGCGCGGCTCGCGGTGCTCACCGACCGGGAGCGGGAGGTGCTGGCGCTGGTGGGGCGAGGTCTGAACAACGACGAGATCGGCGGCGAGTTGTTCCTCAGCCCGGCGACCGCGCGCACCCATGTCAGCCGTGCGATGGCGAAGCTGGGTGCCCGTGACCGGGCGCAGCTGGTTGTCATCGCCTATCAGACCGGGCTGGTCAGCCCCGACATGTGACCGCGTATCAGCGGCCGGGCGTGGATCGGAGGGTGCGGTGAGCTGGGTCGCCAACGTGATGCTGTCGGTAGGTCTGGAGGACCGCCTCAACGCGGAGGCGTTCAGCGACTGGCTCGACAACGAATGCCCCTGTCGTGAGCCAGGCATGGGGCAGGGCGGCTGTGGCAGCCTGCGCCTCATCACCGGTATGGACAAACAGTGGGGCGGACACAAGAACCCCGAATGTCAGGTGTTCGCCGGCGCGCTGAACCACGCCGACCTCACTGCTGTTGTGGAGCATTTCGGTTCCGTAGCCTGGCGCAACCCCAATGCCGTGCAGCTGTTCGTGATGGACCAGGAGGAGTTCTACTTCCGCGTCTGGATGATTCGCGAGGGCGTTCTGCGCCAGTACGCCCCTTCGTCGCCGAACGAGGAGGACGACGAGTTCTGGCCCTCCCTAGCGTAGATCCCGAGAACAGCCGCTTCGGCAGCGTAGGCGCAGCAGAGCGTTCTCGAGCCGTGCGGATCCACCTCTGGTGATCGGTGTTTGCGTGGTGGGGAGGCGTACCGTGAAGCGGGCTCCCCGGCCCGGATGGCCCTCGGCCTCGATTCCGCCGTGGTGGCTGGTGACGACCTCCTGGAGCAGGGCCAGTCCCAGGCCGAAGCGGCGGTCTCCGGAGCCCGGGCCGCGGTGGAAGCGGTCGAAGATCCGTCGGGCGTCCGCCTGGTCGAACCCTTCCCCGGTGTCGGCGATCACGATCTCGGCGCAGTTCTCGGCGGCCCGCAGGGTCACGTCGATGCGGCCTCCGGCGGGGGTGTGGGCCAGGGCGTTGGCCAGCAGTTCGCTGACGACCCGACGCAGGGCCGACTCGACACCGGGCACCGGCAGTGGGCCGTCGGGGGTGTCCAGGGTGAGGGTGACCTGGCGTTCGGCGGCGCGTTCGGTCTCGGCGGCGACCGTGGTGGCGACCAGCGAGGTGAGATCGACCGGCGGATCTGGTGCCCGGTTGGTGGGAGCGGCGGCCAGCCGGGCGGAGAGCAGCAGGTCGTCGACGATCTCGCCGAGTCGCCGGGTGGTGCCGATGAGTCGTTCCAGATCCTCCAGGTTGGTGGCGGCGCCGTCGTAGCGGGCCCGTTGGGCGATCAACTGGGCTCGGGTGTGCACCTGGGCGATCGGGGTTCGCAGTTCGTGGCTGGCGTCCGCGACGAAGCGGCGTTGGCGGGTCAGGGCCTCCGCCAGTGGTGCGACGGCTCGACGGCCGACGAGCACACCGGTCAGCACGGCGGCGAGCAGCCCGACCGTGGCCGCCAGGCTGAAGGCGAGCAGCAGGTGCCAGCGGTCGGACAGTTGGAACCGGGCGTCGAAGACCGCCTGGACCACTGTGTCGCCTCGGGCCTCGGTGCGTACGTGGTAGGTCGTGTCGTTGCGCGTGACCGTGGTGACCTCGGTGGTGCGGGTGGCCGCCACGGTTTTCAGCGCGCCGCTGAGGGGGAAGCCCGGGGGCGGCGGGTTGGTGCCGGTGCGCACGGTGGTGCCGTCGTACTGGAAGATCCAACTACAGGCGGGTGGGCCGGCGATCGTGCCGTGTTCCGTGCCCCACTCAAGCTCACGTTGGATCTGCGCCTCCTGGCTACGGACCAGGACGGCGTACGAGATGCCGCCGGCCAGCAGCAGCAGGGCACCGATGACCAGGCCGATGAGCAGGCCGATGCGTAATCGGGCCCGTCGGACGATCGTCTGTTCGGCCGCCTCCATCACAGGGTTCCCAGGCGGTAGCCGAAGCCGTGCACGGTGCGGACCACCGCCCGGCCGAGTTTGCGTCGGAGGTAGTAGATGTAGGTGTCCACGATCGACGCCGAGGCGGTCTCGGCGAAGACCCGGCGGCGTAGCGTGGCCCGTGGATGTACGGTGTTCGGCCGGGCCGCCAGTACCCGCAGCAGCTCGAACTCGCGGGCGGACAACGCCACCCGGGTACGGTCGGCCAGTACGACCTCGCGCGACACCAGGTCGAGTAGCCCGGCGCCGATGCGGAGCACCTCGGTCGACTCGGGGGTACGCCGACACAGGGCCCGGACCCGGGCGCTCAGTTCGTCGAGGTCGAAGGGTTTGACCAGGTAGTCGTCGGCGCCCGCGTCCAGTCCGGTGATCCGGTCGTCGACCGTGCCGAGCGCGGTGAGCATCAGGGTCCGGGCCGGGATCGCCCGGGCCCGTAGCCGGGCGATCAGGTCGAGACCGTCGAGGGCGGGCAGCATCCGGTCGATGAGCATCACGTCGTAGGTACGGGTCAGCCCGAGATGCAGCCCGCGCTGGCCGTCGGAGGCCCGGTCGACGTGGTGGCCTTCGTGGCCCAGTGTCTCGGTGAGTAACTCCGCGAGTTCCTCGTCGTCCTCGACCAGCAGCAGCCGGTTCGACTCTATGCCCTGCATTCGTTCACGATTGCATAGATCTACGTCGATGCAGTGAACGATACTTGTCTTATCAACTATTTGAATTTATCAGGGCAGGCGTACGTGCGGTACCGGGTCGTCGCGCCTCCCGGCGTTCGATCCAGCTCAGGGTCGGGGTCGTCATCAGGGTGGTGACCAGCGCGACTAGGACCAGCACGGTGAACAGGGCCGGGTTCACGATGCCCGCCTCCAGCCCGACGTTCAGCGCAATGAGCTGCATCAGGCCGCGGGCGTTCATCAGCGCGCCGACCCGCAGCGCGACACCCGAGGGCTCCCGGCGGAGCCGGGCCGCCGCCCAGCAGGCACCGAACTTGCCGACGATCGCCGCCGTCACGCAGGCCACCGTGAAGAGCAGCACCGGCAGGGAGGAGAGCAGCCCGAACTCCGTACGCAAACCGGAGTAGGTGAAGAACAGCGGCAGGAACAGGGTCGCCGCGACCGGGGTCAGGGTGTCCACCACCCTGTCGGTGTTCTCGGTGCGGGGCATCACCACGCCGACCGCGAAGGCGCCGAAGACCGCGTACAGCCCGATCTCATCGGTGTACCAGGCGACCAGGAAGAGCAGGGCGACCGTGCCGAGCAGCCGGGCCCGGTCGTTGAGGCCGCGGTGGGTCATCAGCGCGGTGGCGACCCCACGCCCGCCTAGCCAGAGCAGCAGTCCGAAGATCAGCGCTCCGCCGGCGGTGACGATCGCGGGACCGGCCCGGCCGGAGGCGAAGGCCAGCACGACGGCCAGCATGATCCAGGCGACCATGTCGTCGATCGCGCCACTGGCCAGGGAGAGGGTGCCGTGCCGGGTGCCGGCGTCCCCGCGTTCGGTGATGATCCGGGCCAGCATCGGGAAGGCGGTGATGGCCAGGGCGACCCCGACGAACGCGGCCGAGACCCCGAGGGAGGTGCCGTCGGCCCGGATCGGCACGGCGTCGGCTGTCACCAGGACCAGCAGCACCCCCAGCAGCAGCGGCGCGGTGACCCCGGCCAGTGAGATCACCCCGGCGGTGCCGGCGAGCCCGGTGACCCGGTGGGTGCTGAACGCGTACCCGGCCTGGAACATGAACAGCACCAGGCCGACCTGGCCCACGACATAGAGGATCGGCAGCAGGGGGGCCGGGAACAGGGCGTTCTGCACCTCCGGCAGGACCAGCCCGAGCAGCGACGGGCCGAGTAGTACCCCGGCCAGCATCTCGCTGACCACGGCGGGTTGGCCCGCCTTGCCGAGCAGCCAGGCGACCCCTTTGCAGAAGATCAGGATCACGGTGACCGCGATGAAGAACCGTGGCGCCAGCTCCGTTGGGGTCATCGGACCGCCTCCTCGAAGTAGGTGGTGCACAACCGCTTCCGTCGGGCGTCGACGACCATCCAGGTGCCGAACGCCAGTTGCCGGACACTGCGACCCACGTCGGCCCACCGGTCCCGCTGCCGCATGGCGGCCAGCCGAAGCCACCCCGGCCCGGGGAATCCGACCGGGGTCAGATAAGCCGGACCCCGGCTGGGCAGCGACCGGGTGTGTGCGGCCGAGGAGGCCAGGACGTGCCGGCGCAGCACCTCGCGGGTCGCGGCGCGCATCATCACCGGCGCGACACCACGGGCCGGACAGGCCCGGTTGGCGGTGACCCCGTACGGGATGAAATGCACCTCGCCGCGCTTGAGCGTCAGCCACCGGTCGGGGTCGAATCGGTCGTCGCCGGCGGCTCCGCCCCGGTGGAACGCCAGGTAGTTGAAGAGCAGTACCGTTCCGGCGGGCAGCGACACCCCGGTGGGCAGGGTGATCGGTGCCGAGGTGATCCGGTGCGCGATGCCGAAGAGCGGATGCACCCGCAGGGTCTCGTCGATCACCCGGTCCAGGGCGTCGTCATCGTCGAGTCCCCGCTGGATCTCGGGATGGGTGGCCAGGGCCAGCAGCACATGGGCCATCGCCTCGGACATCTGCACGACCGCCGTGGTGAAGAAGGCACCGTGCAGGTACCAGGCCGTTTCCTGGGCGGTGAACGGCGGCGGCAGGGTCACCGGGCAGGTGCCGGCCTGGATCCGGTCGTGCAGATACCTGGTCAGCCGGTCGCGTCGCCGCATGTGCCGCAGGCTGGTGCACTTCAGTGCACTGGCCACATCGGCGGCGTTGGCCACGATCAACGCCCGGGCGTGCGGGGGACATCTCTCGCCGAAGACGAGTTCGTAGTAGACCTCGGCCCAGACCGGCATCATCAGATCACGCAGCCGTACGTGGCTGATCCGGTCGGTCGGTAACCGGTCGAGCACCCGCCGGGTGGCGGCGGTCGCCAGGTCGTCGCAGCGCTGACGGCGTACGGCTAGCACCCGCCGGGTGGTGGCGGCCACGGTGCGGTAGCGCTCGCCCGGCTCCAGATGCTCCTGGTGCATGTGGGGTCCGGGGGCCAGCCAGTACCAGAACAGGTCCGACAACCCGGCCCCCCGGCTGCGGCCGTCCGCCGCCGGATCCGAGTACACCCGCTCGAAATGCTCCATGCCGACGGTGGGGCCCGGCACGGCAACGCCTTCGCCGCCGTTGACTGTGACGAACACCCACTCCCGCAGCCGGACCACCGTGGGGGGCAGCCAGTACGGGATCGTCCAGGCCCCACCGATCCCGGCCAGGAGAGTCAGGGCGGTCCGGGCGCTCATCGGCATGCCACCGTGGCGACCAGGTCACTGCTCAGGTCAGCTGGCCCGCTGGCACCGACCAGCGCCAGAGCCCGGTCCAGGTCGGCGTGGAGCAGGTCCAGCACGTGGCGTACCCCGGCGGCGCCGCCCACCGCCAGCCCCCAGAGCACCGGGCGGCCGATCAGTACGGCGGTCGCGCCGAGCGCCAGCGCCACCAGGATGTCGGTGCCCCGACGGATGCCGCCGTCGAGCAGCACCGGCAGCCGCCCCGCCACGGCCTCGACGACTGCGGGCAAGGCGTCCAGGGTGGCCAGGGTCCCGTCGAGTTGCCGGCCCCCGTGGTTGGAGACCAGCACACCGTCGACGCCGTGCGAGACGGCCAGGGCCGCATCCGCGGGATGCAGCACTCCCTTCAGCAGGATCGGCAGCGCGGTGACCTCGCGCAGCCAGCCGATCCGTGCCCAGTCCAGCCCGGCGTCCATCTCGATGTCGCGCACCCGGCCGCTGGCGTCGCGCATGTTCTCGCAGGTCAACCCGGGCGGCAGGTCGAGGAAACGGTGCCGCAGGTCGCGATCCCGCCGACCGAACACGGGCGAGTCGACCGTGACGACCAGGGCGGTGCAGCCGGCGGCCTCCGCCCGCCGCACCACGGCGGCGGTGAAGTCGAGGTCCGGCTGCGGGTAGAGCTGGAACCACAGCGGCCCGCCGGCGGCGGCGATCTCCTCGACCGGCCGGGTGGCCGCCATGCTGACCACCATGATCGTGCCGGCCTCGGCGGCGGCGTGTGCGGTGGCCACCTCGCCTGCGGGGTGGGCCAGCCGGTGGAAGGCGGTCGGCGCGATCAGCACCGGCATGGAGATCCGACTGCCGAGCAGCGAGATCCGCAGGTCCCGGCG from Micromonospora sp. NBC_01739 includes:
- a CDS encoding NAD-dependent epimerase/dehydratase family protein → MDVFLTGGSGSAGGVIIRRLVADGHTVHALARSAPAEKAVAAAGARPVRGDLTEALRSGAEAPAWLNTLDEVDAVVHAAAFMEFWGPDELFVERNLLPARALYRAAVAAGVKRFVLLSAASVSTGTRHLNIVNETSDTGRANIAYSRVKLRTEQELLALPHAETTLVILRPPFLWGHGTAGNLQGFVDSVEAGRFAWIDGGQHTVDFCHFDNLAHAVALAMTRGNHGLVCYVTDGNPRPARTFFTPLLATRGHDVSSSRSYPRAIASAIATIMETVAKARRSATPPPLTQWIVTFMGRDRVYDITRARTHLEYQPTITVDEGLRRMAALER
- a CDS encoding hemolysin family protein translates to MDGYGVRVVLVLVLVLVNAVFAGSEMALVSLRESQLQRLERTSRAGRVLARLARDPNRFLATIQIGITLAGFLASAAAAVSLAAPLVGPLGFLGSAAEPVAIVLVTIVLTFVTLVLGELAPKRIAMQRAEGWALFVARPLDALSAFSRPAVWLLSKASDAVVRLTGGDPRARRQEVTTEELRDIVASQRNLTPEHRMIISGAFEVAERILREILVPRREVVTLSESLTARQALRELGRSGQTRAPVVGRAGLDETLGVVHMRDLLDQEGSVAEHVSAPLYLPETLRVTEAIREMRSQRQQFALVVDERGAIDGIVTMEDLVEEIVGEIYDETDRDVQAVVREVDGALLLTGGFPLHDLPDVGVDLDEDTLESGDYTTVAGLVLAHLGHIPKAPGEVVELPGLTAEVVEVTGQAITRIRLRPTPRRPDGPDTDETEVES
- a CDS encoding DUF397 domain-containing protein, with translation MKALDNQWRTSSRSGGNGACVEARYADHAAQVRDSKDQQGSVLMFSAGQWIGFIEGIKAGAFGSGER
- a CDS encoding DUF5753 domain-containing protein, which gives rise to MERQKLLTEEKLRLVAVIDEAVLRRQIGGPDVMRDQLSALLDAQKRWNVSIQVDPFREGAYASMVSSLHILSFDEGPAVVYIEGLTGDLYAEGEDVDRCARVFGSLRAAALSPTASTAMIKGIRDEGTP
- a CDS encoding DUF6223 family protein, yielding MKSSGIRRVLTVGAAVLVGGIALVVLLGGTGLGGPAAADGPGAALDAYGLTTGRLVGLVGALAALAGVVVGGLTLARPRSPIGTGTGRTGATIALAAGLIGVILGGYVVAAAEGGPGTGYGIVGGVVALVVGLTSLALGGLAVARSRHPR
- a CDS encoding sensor histidine kinase yields the protein MEHRAGSWPLRVVTYDVVLALFVTVMQVQGTVAKVAVEGALRPLTDVGNLGYALLVVSGLVLVVRRRWPVAVFVTAALASLVYYGLDFPDAPGWLGLFVALYTLAAYGDGRRSLVIAGVGITVLAVGWLVAAADIEPRAAIGWVFFRIGASVMSAALGESVRSRRVIAADAQRRAELAERSREEAARARVDAERLRIAREVHDTVAHAIAIINVQSGVTAHVLDKRPEQAREALRAIELTSARALREMRTILGVLRDDHDGRVPQAGLEQVDELAAKARAAGLDVTLEAASPASSLPTAVGSAAYRIIQEALTNVVRHVGPTRVTVVLNPGVDVLEIRVTDEGRRTPSPAGNGMDTSAEPGRGIVGMRERCQLLGGELDAEPTPRGGFEVRARLPLAPEGSRR
- a CDS encoding response regulator transcription factor; amino-acid sequence: MNTAAGQAQIRVLLADDEKLVRAGFKLLLDLEDDITVVGEATNGAEALEGARSARPDVLVMDIRMPKLDGIQATAQITRMRGLERVRILILTTYDTDANVFDALQAGASGFLLKDAGPAELLHAIRVIAAGEALLAPRITRRLIGQFTARRTAADSGRARLAVLTDREREVLALVGRGLNNDEIGGELFLSPATARTHVSRAMAKLGARDRAQLVVIAYQTGLVSPDM
- a CDS encoding squamosa promoter-binding protein 15 → MSWVANVMLSVGLEDRLNAEAFSDWLDNECPCREPGMGQGGCGSLRLITGMDKQWGGHKNPECQVFAGALNHADLTAVVEHFGSVAWRNPNAVQLFVMDQEEFYFRVWMIREGVLRQYAPSSPNEEDDEFWPSLA